The Reichenbachiella carrageenanivorans region GTCTGCCCAAGAAAGACTATCAGAAATAGTAGAACGCGGCACCTTGCGTGTAGGACTCACGGGCGCTCAACCTCCCTTTTCTATGAAAGCTAAAAATGATGAACTTATCGGATACGACGTAGATCTGGCCAACTTACTCGCCACTTCTATGGAGTTGACTCTGGAGCTAGTAGAGATGCCTTTCGGCGAATTGCTACCTAGCCTTGAAAGTGGGAATATTGATATGGTTATTTCTGGAATGACGATCACTCCTGCTAGAAATGTGAAGACTGCTTTTGTGGGACCATACTTGATTTCTGGGAAATCTATTCTAACCAAAGAAAAGGCTTTGTCTAACGCCACCAACGCCGCAGACATCAACAACAACATCAAAGTAGTAACATTGGCAGGCTCTACCAGTGAAAAATTCAGCAAAAAGCACCTTGACAATGTAAGTCTAGAACTCGTCTCCAACTATGACGAGGCAATTCAAAAAATCATCAATGATGAATCTGATGTAATGGTCGCCGACTACCCTACTTGTGCTTATGCTATGCTCAGGTATCCCAACCATGGCATGGTCATCCTTGATAGACCTTTGACTATCGAGCCTATCGGCATTGCCTTGCCCAACGATGCTCTATTCATCAACATGGTAGACAACTACATCGAATCGCTTGATGCCATGGGAGTATTGGCAG contains the following coding sequences:
- a CDS encoding transporter substrate-binding domain-containing protein; translation: MKTIKILFIAVIVLVSGNLSAQERLSEIVERGTLRVGLTGAQPPFSMKAKNDELIGYDVDLANLLATSMELTLELVEMPFGELLPSLESGNIDMVISGMTITPARNVKTAFVGPYLISGKSILTKEKALSNATNAADINNNIKVVTLAGSTSEKFSKKHLDNVSLELVSNYDEAIQKIINDESDVMVADYPTCAYAMLRYPNHGMVILDRPLTIEPIGIALPNDALFINMVDNYIESLDAMGVLAVMEEKWFENPYWLLQLK